A region from the Musa acuminata AAA Group cultivar baxijiao chromosome BXJ1-10, Cavendish_Baxijiao_AAA, whole genome shotgun sequence genome encodes:
- the LOC135594871 gene encoding deSI-like protein At4g17486, whose protein sequence is MMFIRRPSGKQRSGAVPVHLNVYDLTPINGYAYWLGLGAYHSGVQVHGVEYAYGAHDHPTTGIFEGEPRQCPGFAFRKSILIGHTDLEPRELRMLMEEMAAEYAGDTYNLISKNCNHFCNEACLRLIGKPIPRWVNRLARIGFLCTCLLPVQVEAVGQRAAEEGKVGADSERRRLRSNPNVPPGSISQPVVTISSRSVESRRTRRSSSLSSIGAVSSILKV, encoded by the exons ATGATGTTCATCAGGCGGCCGTCGGGGAAGCAGCGGTCTGGGGCGGTACCCGTGCACCTCAACGTCTACGATCTCACGCCCATCAACGGCTACGCCTACTGGCTCGGCCTCGGCGCCTACCACTCCGGCGTCCAAG TGCACGGGGTGGAGTACGCGTACGGGGCGCACGATCACCCGACGACGGGGATCTTCGAAGGAGAGCCGCGGCAGTGCCCGGGGTTTGCGTTCCGGAAGTCGATACTTATCGGGCACACCGATCTGGAGCCTCGTGAGCTGCGGATGCTCATGGAGGAGATGGCCGCGGAGTACGCTGGCGACACCTACAACCTCATCTCCAAGAACTGCAATCACTTCTGCAACGAGGCCTGCCTCCGCCTCATCGGGAAGCCCATCCCCCGATGGGTCAACCGCCTAGCCAGGATCG GATTCCTGTGCACTTGCTTGTTGCCCGTGCAAGTGGAGGCCGTGGGGCAGCGGGCAGCAGAGGAGGGGAAGGTCGGCGCAGACAGCGAGAGGCGGAGGCTGAGGAGCAACCCCAACGTACCACCAGGTAGCATTTCCCAGCCTGTGGTCACCATTTCCTCTCGATCCGTAGAGAGCAGGAGAACCCGGCGCTCGTCTTCGTTATCCTCCATCGGAGCAGTCTCTTCCATTTTGAAGGTCTAG